A region from the Aphis gossypii isolate Hap1 chromosome 1, ASM2018417v2, whole genome shotgun sequence genome encodes:
- the LOC114119571 gene encoding ras-related protein Rab-28-like translates to MSVSAGDNLLIEKELKIVVLGEPSTGKSCIVSRYCHDDYTRQYIPTCGVEFYLKRTQIQGHNVRINIWDTSGSTNGLLKKYIYNADAIILVYDITDSVSFSSVSTWYNKAISVHYDDVPTFALFSNKCDLEHKRSVAEEKQILFSKEFKIPISQSVSARTGENIMFAWQQLVAECLGLKLSKFDLEQHLVRPVKAEIETTVNQYKTMMSNQQQNMSSTICVIQ, encoded by the exons atgTCTGTAAGTGCAGgtgacaatttattaattgaaaaagaattgaaaattgtagTATTAGGAGAACCATCTACAGGaaag agttGTATAGTGTCTAGATATTGCCATGATGATTATACAAGACAATATATACCAACATGTGGcgtagaattttatttaaaaagaacgCAAATTCAAGGTCATAATGTCAGAATCAATATTTGGGATACAAGTGGATCAACTAAtggactattaaaaaaatacatttataatgccgat gcaaTTATACTTGTGTATGATATAACAGACAGTGTTTCGTTTTCGTCTGTGTCGACATGGTACAATAAAGCAATAAGTGTTCATTATGATGATGTGCCAACGTTtgctttattttcaaataaat GTGATTTAGAACATAAAAGATCAGTTGCTGAAgagaaacaaatattgttttcaaaagaatttaaaataccaatttcTCAATCTGTATCTGCACGCACTGGTGAAAAT ataATGTTTGCTTGGCAACAGTTGGTGGCTGAATGCTTGGGGTTAAAACTTTCGAAGTTTGATTTAGAACAACATTTAGTAAGACCCGTGAAGGCAGAAATTGAAACTACAGTCAATCAGTACAAAACTATGATGTCGAATCAACAGCAAAATATGTCTTCTACAATTTGCgttattcaataa